The following nucleotide sequence is from uncultured Draconibacterium sp..
CAAAACGATATTTCAGCCCTTCATTCGCCAGTTTTGTCAGCAATTCAAAATCCTCTTTGGGCGAGTTGGTAAAACACTTTTTGTTTTTGGCCTTTTTAAAGGTAAAATGAATGGAGCAACTGTTGATTAAACGCTGCGTATTTTCAATAATATCCGGAAAATCGCGAAATACCTCCCTGATCTTTTCCTGCGGGAACATAATCTCATCCGGACTGGCTTCTTCACTTTTGGGCAGGCGACTTAGCAAAGTATTGTTGTCCATCGTACGCAAAAGCCGGTGGATATTAAAATCGCGTTTGTTCCGAAAAGTAACCGGCTGCAATACTACCAGTTTTTCCCGGTGATTGCGCAGGTCGCCAAATATTTTACTTATCTGCGTTGGTTTTACACCGATAAACTCATTCTCGCGCAACAGTTTTGGACGCACTTTCCCAACCGGATAAATAAAATACACGTCCTCCATCTCCGGAGCTCGTTCCGCAAAATCAGCCTTTTCGTGCAAATGCATCGTCAGGTGCTCGTTTAGCTTCAGAAAGCCACTGTTGTTTCCGGCAATGCCAATGTATTGCTGCTGTGCTCCATTTCTGAAATCGATTCCCACAACCGGATGCAGGTCTTTTCCCTCGCAGCGGCGGATAAAATCGATGGTGGCTGAAGTATTGTTGATATCAGTCAACACCAGCGAATTGTAACCTTTTCCGGTAGCTTCATCAATCAACTCATCGATAGAAAGCGTGCCGAATTTGTAGCTGTAGTATGTATGGCTGTTTAGTAACATAAACAATGCGTAAATACTTTAATGCGAGAATGCTTAAATCAGTTTCCAGTCACTGGTCACTAGCCATTGGTTCTGAACACTGCGACTGCTCACTGATCATCTTTTCCTTCATTATTCTTAAATCTTTAATCATCATTTATCACTTAATTTACATCCTCCGGTGTGCCGGAATTACCGGTGGTTGGCCGTTAAAAGGATTGCTCATTTGTCCAATACCACGTGTTCCCAATGTTGAAGCTCGCTGCACGGCATTTTGCCCATAACGATTGCGAATCTTATCTATGCGCTGGTACAGGTTAATCAGTTTGGTATCGTCTTCAAACAGTTTCATCTGGTAACTTCCGCCCACCAAATGACTGAAACGCACGCCCACCAGCCGCACCAAAACCCGGCGTGTGTACAGCTGATCAAAAAGCTCCATAGTAGTTTGAATTAACGTATGATCGAGCGATGTGTACGAAATGCGTTTTTGGCGGGTGCGGGTATCAAAATCGGAATAACGCACGGTTACCGTAACACACGACGTTAGTTTATTGCCATTGCGAAGGTAAAAAGCCAGTTTTTCGGCCATGGCCAGCAACAGTTTTTTCAGCGCCTGCACATCAATAGTATCTTTCTCAAAAGTCAGCGACGATGAAATGGATTTCCGCTCGTGATAAGGTTCTACCAACGAATTATCAATGCCCTGCGCCTTTTTCCACAGCACAATCCCGTTCTTTCCCATCACTTTGTCCATCAGCTCAATGGGCATCTCCTGGATGGTTTTCACATAACGGATTCCCATGCTCAGCAGCATCTTGTAAGTCTGATCACCCACCATCGGAATTTTTTTCACCGGCAGCGGTGCCAGGAACTCTTTTTCGTGCCCGTATTCAATTTGCTGATAACCATTAGGTTTTATCTCGCCTGTAGCCACTTTCGATACCGTTTTATTGCTTGACAGCCCAAAAGAAATGGGTAAATGTGTTTGATCGATAATTCGTTCGCGTAGTTCCTGTGCCCATTTGTAGCAACCGTAAAATTTGTCCATTCCGCTTACATCAATATAAAACTCGTCGATTGATGATTTTTCGTAAAGCGGTGCCCCTTCTTTAATAATATCGGTTATCTCATCGGAGAATTTGCTGTAAATGGAGCTGTTTCCTTTTACCACAATAGCCTCGGGACAAAGTCGGCGTGCCATTTGCATGGGCATAGCCGAATGTACGCCATATGTCCGCGCTTCGTAACTGCAGGCCGCCACCACTCCCCGTCCGCTCACACCTCCAACCAACACCGGTTTGCCGATCAACTCACGGTTCATCAGCCTTTCACACGACACAAAAAAGGTGTCCAGATCAATATGTACAATATTTCGATTCAACATGTCGATATTTTCGTCATTTTTTCGACTATAATTTAGTCATTTTTTATTATATTTGGAAATAAAAGCATGAAGACCGAAGTCGGGAGACGGGAGTAAGAAGAAAATACAAACTATAAAATATACATTATGAAATTTAAGTTTGAAAAGCTGATAATCTGGCAAAAAACGATGGATTTTGGAGAAGAAATAAATTCAATGGCTTATAAATTCCCCAAAACAGAACTCTTCAATCTTTCATCTCAAATTAGAAGAGCTGCCGATTCAATTGCCTTGAATATTTCAGAAGGTTCTATTGGGCAATCAAATCCTGATTTCAAGAGATTTATGAACTATGCAATTCGTTCATTAGCAGAAGTCGTTACCTGTTTGCATAAAGCTAGGCGTCGTGAATATATTTCCCCGGAAGAATTTGACAACCAATATGAGTTTGCTTTTAACCTCATAAATATGATGGTTGCTTTTAGAAACAAGATTAACTAGTACTTACGAACTTCGGTCTCCGGTCTTCGGACTTCCGACTAAAAATAAACTATGCATTTCGCACAAAACCTAAAATTCCTAAGAAAGCGCCGCAAAAGATCGCAAATGGATCTGGCAACAGAGCTGGGATTAACGCGCACTACGCTTTCCGGATACGAAAAAAATGTGCAGCCGCCTTTTCCGGTGCTCATAAAAATGTCGGAGTATTTTAATGTATCGCTCGATGCATTGATTAAATACCGGCTGGCAGTTTTGTCAGAACAGCAACTTTCGCAAATCGAAAAAGGATTTGATGTGGATGTTACCGGACGAAAACTTCGGCTACTGACGATCTCTGTGGATAAAGAGGGCAAAGAAAACATAGAGATGGTTCCGGTAAAAGCACAGGCCGGCTACACCAACAGCTATGGCGATTTGGATTTTATTGCATCGCTACCTAAATTCAAACTTCCATTTCTGCCGGAGGACAAAACATACCGCACTTTTCAGATTCAGGGCGATTCGATGTTGCCCATAAAAGAAGGCTCGTGGGTAACCTGTTCGTTTGCAGAAGACTGGACCAGTATAAAAGATGGCAAAGCCTGCATTGTGGTGACCAAAGATGAAGGTATAGTTTTCAAACTGGTTTACAAACGTTTAGAGGACAGAAAGTTTTTACTGGTTTCGTTAAACCGAAATTATTCGCCTTATGAAATTCCGGTTTCGCAAGTGGTGGAAATGTGGCAATTTGAAACGGTGAACAGTTTTGAGATCGAAAGCGATTAAGTTTTTAAACCAAAAAGCTAAATTGCTGTCAAAATCAAAATAAACCAAAAATTTCTTACCATGAAATCTCAGTTCATTCTATTTTCACTTCTTTTTCTTTTTGCTGTTTCAACGAGTAAGGCACAAAG
It contains:
- a CDS encoding helix-turn-helix domain-containing protein, which produces MHFAQNLKFLRKRRKRSQMDLATELGLTRTTLSGYEKNVQPPFPVLIKMSEYFNVSLDALIKYRLAVLSEQQLSQIEKGFDVDVTGRKLRLLTISVDKEGKENIEMVPVKAQAGYTNSYGDLDFIASLPKFKLPFLPEDKTYRTFQIQGDSMLPIKEGSWVTCSFAEDWTSIKDGKACIVVTKDEGIVFKLVYKRLEDRKFLLVSLNRNYSPYEIPVSQVVEMWQFETVNSFEIESD
- the dinB gene encoding DNA polymerase IV, with the translated sequence MLNRNIVHIDLDTFFVSCERLMNRELIGKPVLVGGVSGRGVVAACSYEARTYGVHSAMPMQMARRLCPEAIVVKGNSSIYSKFSDEITDIIKEGAPLYEKSSIDEFYIDVSGMDKFYGCYKWAQELRERIIDQTHLPISFGLSSNKTVSKVATGEIKPNGYQQIEYGHEKEFLAPLPVKKIPMVGDQTYKMLLSMGIRYVKTIQEMPIELMDKVMGKNGIVLWKKAQGIDNSLVEPYHERKSISSSLTFEKDTIDVQALKKLLLAMAEKLAFYLRNGNKLTSCVTVTVRYSDFDTRTRQKRISYTSLDHTLIQTTMELFDQLYTRRVLVRLVGVRFSHLVGGSYQMKLFEDDTKLINLYQRIDKIRNRYGQNAVQRASTLGTRGIGQMSNPFNGQPPVIPAHRRM
- a CDS encoding four helix bundle protein codes for the protein MKFKFEKLIIWQKTMDFGEEINSMAYKFPKTELFNLSSQIRRAADSIALNISEGSIGQSNPDFKRFMNYAIRSLAEVVTCLHKARRREYISPEEFDNQYEFAFNLINMMVAFRNKIN